TAAGTCAAGACGTTATAGAGAAGCCAAGCATCACTACACtactacactagatttaaaacaCTCAAGGTGTTTGCTTCGGGCATTGCTTAATAGTAAAGCACGCCCCCGTCTAGGCGTATactcaaattacttttttagaAACTTTATGGATGGAGAATAAAGAGGAGTAaatagttcttcaccttctccgtgcatgccctgctctagttGGAAAACGGAAGAcctacctaggagaattcttctaatACGATCTTAACGATCTCAATTATAAACACACAATCAATCTTTCActttttgtaagggactcaagctggtttgATTGACTTCAGGACGCAGCCTCAAGAATCATCAGCCTAcaccatcacggacagccactttaatctAACCTAACCAAAATCTAGtgtgatggttagtgagttggactgtcatgtcttgggttcaatccctgcctgtgccacctaacttttttcacgggtactgcctcttgcgaggaattgacaaatcctccaagagtaattcttgtcatgaaaaagtgttttctcaaattagccgttcggattcgacatataaactgtaggtcccttccacaCGCACACAgtaatagttgagagttgtaagtcactaggccctgattcttcatgaactgttgcgccacccaatttatttatttaaaaatgcaaaaattgacTCGGGATTTGCGTattgaatgtaaattttgtatgaacgGGTCTGATTCAAATGTTGTTTACAGAAGTTCTTAAAGTTgacattttgtcaatttttcaatGGATGACGGATGCGTTCACAGTGAAACTTTATAGTTTCACAAGCCTACAGTATAAAAcacttagttttgaaaatatatacccTTGTTTTCTAGTAATCTAATATAAAAACTAATGCTTtatcttcaaaaacatttacgaacctctaaaatgtttttgttaagtttgagtaaccgttttcgaaaaaaatcggaAGCTCAAAAAGTTGTTCTAGACGAGAGAATATctcaaaaccattttgtacATCTTCCATATCATCATCATTCAAACTAAAATAACGACGTTAcacaaaaatgaacaatttgacaatattcaataaaataaaataaatatgtatacgcCCCAGTGCACTATTAGACAcgaaacattctgaaaaaagaaATGTACTTCTAATACTGATTTTTTGtgataacttttaataaaacttaacacTTCTGTATCTCaattttttactatttaattGCAGGTTATCGGGAAAGTGCATTTGCTTTTGCAATATCAGCTGCTGGTGTTGCACACAGTGTAGCAAGAGCTTGCAGTCAAGGACGTCTAATGTCTTGTGGCTGTGATCCGTCGGTTAATCGTAAAACCCTCAATAAAAATCTCCGTCAAAGTTTGGACAaagagaagaaaatgtttttgcaATATCTCGAGACAAATCAAATCCTCACTCCTGAAGAGGAAAAAAAGTACGAACGTTCGAAAATCGCCAGCCGATGGAAATGGGGTGGTTGTTCGCATAACATGGATTTTGGTGTTGAATTCTCAAAACTATTTCTCGATTGTCGAGAAAAAGCCGGTGATATtcaatcgaaaattaatttacacAATAATCATGCTGGAAgaatggtaaaaattaaattctactaTTTTTTGGATacgaaataatttgaaaattatgttttttttttttgttttttcttaaggcCGTTTCAAATAATATGGAATTTCGCTGTAAATGCCATGGAATGTCTGGCAGTTGTCAATTGAAGACGTGCTGGAAGTCAGCACCAGATTTTCATATTGTTGGAAGAGTCCTCAAACATCAATTCCGTCGTGCCATTTTAGTAGATCAATCGAATTTAGGTAATGGTGAACCAATAGTTGTATTGAAGCGATCACGTAATAAAAAATCGAATATGGGAAATTCGAATGAGCGAAGCGAACGTCCACAAAGAAAACCACAACAAGACAAAAGTACTGTAAGGTCGCTAAGGAAGCTAGAAAATGCGTTGTTTTACTATCAGCGTTCGCCGAATTTTTGTGAACGTGATCTTAGCGCTGATATTCAAGGTAAGTCGAttgtgtattttaattttgttgaaatttaaatatgttttaaaattttgtaattgaaacaaaaatgttcaaatatcgtcttaaaaaacaaaatatttcttaattcttttcaGGAACGGTCGGGCGTAAGTGCAATCGCAATAGTACTACCAATGATGGCTGTACATCACTCTGCTGTGGCCGAGGCTACAGTTTAGTTAAAGAAAAACGTTTGGAACGCTGCCATTGTAAATTCAACTGGTGTTGCAATGTCGAATGTGAAGAATGCCAAATTGAAGAATGGATTAGTGTCTGCAATTAAGCTCAAAAATAACacttagtttaaaaattcataaaaagcGTAACAAAAATCATCCGCACAAACCAcagaaaagtaaacaaatgaaaacaaaaatgaatacaattcttacgataaacaaaaattaaattcaatcgaaactaaaaataataataatttttttcgtattattataaatttataaaattaaaaatttagacaACTTTGTTATGCGAATAGGTTATATGAAAGAATGTtatgaattttcaataaaaaaaattagatcttCTATCtttcgattaaaaaataataaaaataaaaatattatttataagaattaaattaaattatttactttttttatatcaatcattattttaattttttttcattaaacttttgttttaatattatttcaaaataaaataaaaataccaccAGATAAGTCGCAAATAAAtaggttaatatttttattaaagacaaaataaaataaactaatcaaaaaaaaaacataaaaaagaaaataagaaaataaataaacagtaaaatattatatttgtatagattaaaataagaaagtctactttatttatttataataacataaaatgtaaataaaagaattagtAACCGTgaaatgatttaatttattttaactctgTTCCCGTCATggactgaattttaaaaattaagttagttGTGTTTCCATAAGATAAATAACATTCTtggaattttattaactttatgcaattttgtgtatttcaaaaattcaaaagattttactttttttcattttgttattaaTGACAAAAATTATACACGTCTTTTTTCTTGGAGTGTTAATCAAGACAAAGCTTTAATTTATAGACTAAGGAATTCCACTAGTGATTTTAAACGCTTTTGGGTATTAAGACTAAAGGCTTCTAAAGTTTGCTTAATATAAGAATCCAAGTGAGTCGATCAAAgtaacgtcgtcgtcgtatctTCCCTGGTTGGTTCCTTGAAATACATCAATTGATCCGGATTTTCaacgaaaaatcattttcagtgatgaagaaaatctaagaaatgtttttgaaaagccttgattgtcattgttttatcccgttttcaacattattattaaatgtttgtcaatatattccaaaaacttgatgATATAACCTTAAAAATGAATCAGGTACCTTTTTATCGTTTTTCTGTTAACAGCCGTTTTCGCAAAATTGCTTCAGAATGATTTTAAGATAAATGAACAGATCCATGCTTAGTTCAAATTAtgaggattttttgaaaaataagaagtaAGAacgtgaatttttttaaaacgaaatattaaagtaaaaggttgtagttttaaaaatcatctcGAACTATATTCTTCTTAATTTAGGTAGCATCAAAAAGCCTAATACTAATAATAAGAGTTGTCCTGGGCGaatttaatgccaagctaggaagggaagacatctttaatgaaataatcgggaaaaaacagcctgcacgacatcaTTTCCGACAACGTAGCCAGGacgcgtttttcacacctcaacatctacAAACGAACTTGGAGaactccagatcaatctactgtcaaccagattgaccatattgcgatcgacgccagacatgcttccagcatcatggatgtccgaactttcagaggagcttacatcgactcggaccactacttcgtcttagccaaggtagcacttcggatttccagaccgaGTTCTCAGCGTGTCGTCGTGGGGTACACTCGTGTCGGGAACATTTTTCCTGTTTTTGTTCTACCTTTGCCTATAAAGTctaattaataaattcaaaattataaaatgtcttGTGAAGTTTGTAAGCTCAAAGTTGAAAGAGGGGAGTTAAAGATTAAATGCACTGATTGCAATAAGTACTTTCATGCCAAATGTGTCAATTTGCAAGCTCTTGATCTTGAgaacatgaaaaaaaataaatcaccaTGGCAATGTAATGTGTGTCAATCAAAGAGACGAAATCCAGCGTCTTGTTCTCTTGCAGACTTGGCATCTCAAACGTCTCTTCCACCACCAGCGTCTCTACCGCTAAATCAAACATCATCATCGGCCACCACGCCAACCTCCTCCAACACAACCACCAGCCTACGACAAAAAGatctaacaacaacaacaaaaatcacttTGGAAATGGTGTATGCGAAAGTAATTGCCATcgaaaactttcaacaaaatcaTCTAAATGCACTCACAACTAAAAATAAAGAGTGCGAGgcaaatataaaagctttggaaCGAAGGGTCAACAACCTCGAACAACAGCTATTAGCCAACTGCATTGATATTGTTAACGTTCCCTGTGACAATACAGAATCATCGAGCACTGACAtcgctctaaaaatctttcgTGATGGACTGAATATTAACATCACTGAGGCAGATATCGACCACTGctatataaaaacaatacaccGAAGCAAAGCTTCGGACGATGGTTCTCCAAATTGCAATGCAACAACAGCAGAGGCGACgacgacggcggcggcggcagaGACAGTGGCAGcagcaaaaaacacaaacaaaattttgcatgtgAAATTAGTCTCTCGttatttaaaagagaaaatattaaaagcaaatcatgaaaaaaaacacaaattgaaaacaTCCGTATGCAGTAACCGAGCTTTGGAGGAGAAAATGTACATCAACGAAAGCCTGTCATACAACACACGTCAACTATTtaaaacagcagcagcaattaaagtttcaaaaaattataaatttctgtGGACACGGAATGGGATCGTTTACATGCGTAAAAAAGAGGGGGATAACTTTATCAAAATAACAAGCTCTTCTGACCTTATTAAAGTGCAATgagttctcaaaatttttcgaatCTCCATGTAAACATTCCATCCTAccataataatttaattgtatgtAATAATGACATTAATATTCCCAATTCTGAAGAATCTTTTTGCATTCACCAAAATATCCGAAGCTTGCGTCAAAACTTTAATGATTTGTTAGTTCATGTTCAATCTCTTGAAAAATTGCCATTGGTTATAATAGTTAGTGAAATCTGGATTTATGAATATGAAATAGGTCTATATAATATTGATGGATACACTTTGTATGCCAATTGTAACGAATCCTACGCTGCTGGTGGTATAGCAGCGTACATAAAAAGTGAGGTTGTGTGTGATcactcaaaaattgaatttatcagTGCGGATATCATACGAATaaaatttacttataaaaataattgttatgcAATTATCTGCATTTATCGTTTACATTCTTTtagcaaaagtttttttattgaagagtttcataatgttttgaataataccaaagataaaaattgaattgttgcaggtgatataaatattgatcttttgaatgaaaatgataacgaTACAAATTGTTATATGTCTTTGATGTCTTCATTTGGGTTAAAAAGTGTCATAAATGTGCCTACCCGAGTTACAAGTTCAAGTTCAAGTTGCCTTGATCATATTTTTGTgcgattttacaaaaataacaagtcAATCTTTTTTAGTGAAGTGCATGACTACAAAATAACTGATCACCGTTTATGTGTTTTAAAAGTTCGTGAGAACCATACTCCACAACAAATCGAGttgggaaaaataaaatatgaaatagatTTTGGTATTCTTCGTCAAAAACTAAGGTATGAATTTTGGGAAACTGCTTTATCTAAGAGCGATCCTTCTGAAGCGTATGATCAATTCATTTCCATATTAAGTAGACATTTAGAGAGTtctaaaaaactattaaaattgtcaaacaaaataaaactcttgaAGCCTTGGATGACACATAGTTTGCTAAagcaaataaaacttaaaaatagcatcgctaaaaaatgcaaaaggCATCCACTTaacctaaatttaaaaaaatattattctcagCTCTGCAAacgtgtaaaaaaaacaacttctgaGGCACGCGATTCCTATTATAAAAACCGCTTAAATCAATATAGGGGCGATGTGAAAAAAGAATGGAGAGTTGTTAATTGTATTTTAGGTAAGCAACATAAACCAAATGAGATTTCAAACATTCTATGCAATAATGTTGTTACTTCTGATCCGAACATAATAGCGGGTAGTTTTAatgattattttgtaaatatcaccGATGCTCTGAAACCTCCTGAACCAAACCACCTTTGCTGCAACTGCACCATCGCTGATagcataaaaaaagacaaaatggaAACTAATAGCTTCTACTTTCAAGAATTTTCCCCTGGAGAAATACATATGCAAATTCAAAGTTTACAGAATAAGAAATCTTGTACTAGTGATGGCATCTCTGCGgttatcttaaaaaaagtatcttgGGAAATTGTTGATATACTATGCTATATTTTCAACTCAAGTATAAGTTTTGGGAAGCTCCCTAATGCATTGAAGATTGCAGAAGTTatcccaatttttaaaaaaggagatcaTAAAAATATAGCTAATTATAGGCCTATCTCCCTGCTTCCTACGTTTTCCAAACTTTTTGAGAAGTTAATTAAAACACGCATGCTCTCATTTctcgaaaaaatcaattttttttccgaaGTTCAATTTGGGTTTCGATCAGGTAGAAGTACGGAAGATGctattttaaaagtaagttgTTATTTATACAAGGGTATAAACGAAAGCCACTCAACGATGGCGCTGTTCATTGACATGACAAAGGCATTTGACATGGTCGATCATGAAATACTTTTAAGTAAGTTATATAATATTGGTTTTAGAGGTATAATATATGAATGGTTTAAATCATATTTGATTGGAAGGGAACAAAGAgtattaattaataatgttttcagtaatgtgcaaacattaaaaaatagtgtcccacagggctctgttttaggacctttactttttttaatctacATTAACTCGCTGTTCCTTCAAGATTTTTCTGGAAATCTTATAGCCTTTGCAGATGATATAGCATTTACTTACACTGTTCCGACTTATTTTCAATGTCTTGCCAACTTAAATAAAGACTTACAATTACTAAGGGTGTGGTTTGCATATCATAAACTAATTATTAGcgataaaacaaaagttatgtgTTTCAAGCTAACAGATGACTTTCCTAAGGATTTTGAGTTGTATTTCCACTCGTATGATTGTCAAAAATTCGTTTTACCCTTGCATGTATGtggtagataaaaaaaaataaataaataaattgggtggcgcgacagtccattgagaaccaaggcctagtgacttacaactctcaaccattcctgtgtgcgagtaatgttctcaggaatggaggggacctacagtttatatgccgactccgaacggctaattttgagaaagcactttttcatgacaatagttactcttggagaatttgtcaattcctcgcaagaggcagtacccgtgaaaagactttaggtggcataggcagggatcgaacccaagacctctagcatgacagtccaacgcactaaccatcatgccacgggtaccacatgtggtagatacaattttttaaataataaccagTGTTCCCCAAACTGTTTTCAAATTGAACGTGTTGACTCATTTAAATACTTAGGAATTATTTTCGACAGTAATCTAAACTGGAAATCTCATGTTAATTCACTTAGAAATTATATGAATCTTATTACGCGTAAGACTTATCTGTTAAGACCATTTTGCACTAAGAATGTTTTAACTATGATCTACTACGGACTTACTCAGTCTAAATTGCAATACGGTATAGTTAGTTGGGGGGGTACTTTTATGAGCACTTTTAGACCCATTTTAATTGCCCAAAAACATATAATTCGTATTATTTGTGGTAAAAATCAACGTACACACAGCTGGCCTCTTTTTTGCGAATTAAAGATACTTCCGTTGGGTCACCTGTATGTTTTTAAGGTCTTAAAAGAATTCTATCAACAAAGTGGTAATATTCCCAGCAGAAATTCTTCAATATACAATTTACGGGTCAACAATTTAGAACTTGTCAGCACTTTGATTGCacataaaacacattttatgaACTTCTATCTAATGACATCGCGAACTACTTTCAACAATCTTCCATTTGGaataagaacaacaaacaaTCTCAActctttcttaagaaaaattaaagaatggCTTTTCACCATGGATATGAGCGACATTGAATTGGTTTATAAAGTACGACAATAAATGCAAAaggattcttttatttaaaccaatttttcaactttctttaaattaattttgatatctaaattttgtatttttgacttgaattaattaaaaattgcagaaaAGAACAACTGAAAGTACCCCACGTCAGTTTTTCTCTAGTATGCTTAATTTTTAGCCGGCCACTCAACACTGACATACACATGTTACTGAATGGCTCAgatcttattctttttttttaaaac
This window of the Eupeodes corollae chromosome 3, idEupCoro1.1, whole genome shotgun sequence genome carries:
- the LOC129950744 gene encoding protein Wnt-10b, which encodes MNHEEWSIASSSSSSSSSSLSTSSSSSHNQQKFEARPQEFRNWLNCVPDARATCRSVPGLSKDQLELCYKASDVTLTALEGLELAIRECQVQFQWHRWNCSSLSTKSGNPHSSNLLTKGYRESAFAFAISAAGVAHSVARACSQGRLMSCGCDPSVNRKTLNKNLRQSLDKEKKMFLQYLETNQILTPEEEKKYERSKIASRWKWGGCSHNMDFGVEFSKLFLDCREKAGDIQSKINLHNNHAGRMAVSNNMEFRCKCHGMSGSCQLKTCWKSAPDFHIVGRVLKHQFRRAILVDQSNLGNGEPIVVLKRSRNKKSNMGNSNERSERPQRKPQQDKSTVRSLRKLENALFYYQRSPNFCERDLSADIQGTVGRKCNRNSTTNDGCTSLCCGRGYSLVKEKRLERCHCKFNWCCNVECEECQIEEWISVCN